The DNA window GGAATACCAAGATGACGGTGGAGCCGAGATTAAAGCGGCCCATTTCCGCGCCACGCTCAAACTTCAAGCCATAGTCCAAATAGTCGCGTTGCTCGAGCTCGCGCTTCCAACGCGGTGTGACCTCACCAGCCCAGACGGTCTCGATGGAGGCGACATTGATCGCGCCCACCAATACCTGCGCAAACTGGCCGCGCTCATGCGCAAACACACTGACCAATCGCTCATTGCGGGCGAATAGGCCAGGAATCGTGCGCGTGGTATGCGGTGCGACCGAAAACAGGCGGCCGGGGACATAGGTCGTTTCTTTGAGCTTGGCAGTGAGCGGCATGTGCACGCGATGATAGTCGCGCGGCGATAAATATAGGGTGATGAACTCACCGCCCTCATAGGCCTGAGCGGCTTGAGTATCGATGCCCAGCAGGCTGGCGACACTGTAATCATGGGCTTTGGCTTGGATGACGCGGCCTTGATGAATCCGGCCAAACTGACTGATACGGCTGTCTGCAGGGCATAGGACGGCCATGGGGTCAGGGTCCAAAGGCCGTGCGCCTGGCGCCAGTTCGCGCGTGAACAAATCATTAAAACTGGCGTAGCGCGTCGGGTCGGGTTGCAGCGCTTCGTCCATGTTCAGGCCGTATTGGCGAATAAACCAGCGGGCCAGCGGGTCTTTAAGTGGCGTGCGCCAGCGTGATGCACGATAGACCAGTCGCGAGATGGCGTGATGCGGCAGCAGATATAGCGGCAAGGACTTCAGCCAGTCCTGCCAATTGGCATGAGTATCAGACATCGGAGTATTATCCCACAGCGCGATTTTTTGACTAAGGATTTTATGTCTGCCTCTGACCATTCTGCCTTGCAGAATATCCGTGATTTTATTCGTTATGGTGCCAGTCGCTTCAGCGAGGCTGGGCTATGTTTCGGCCATGGCACCGACAATGCCTTGGATGAAGCGGCTTGGCTGGTACTGTGCGCCCTGCAGCTGCCCTTGACTGTTTCTGGGCATTGGTGGGATGCGCGTCTCACTCCAGTGGAAAAACAACGCGTGATGGCGGTGCTGGATGAGCGCATCCATACCCGCAAGCCGGCGGCTTACATCACCGGCGAAGCGTTTTTTATGGGCTTGCCTTTCCATGTGGATGAGCGGGTGTTGGTGCCCCGCTCGCCCCTAGCTGAACCCATCAGTGATGGCTTTACGCCGTGGCTGGAGGTGGATTCGGTGGAGCGCGTGCTGGACTTGTGTACCGGCAGCGGCTGTATTGGTATTGCCTGTGCCATGGTGTTTGACAACGCCCAAGTGGATCTAGCCGACATCAGTGATGATGCGCTGGCCGTGGCGCAAAAAAATATTCAGCGCCATGGGTTGCAAGATCGCGTGAAGACCTGGCAGGCCGATGTGTTTCAGGGTTTGCCGGCCACCACCTATGATCTCATCGTCTCCAATCCACCTTATGTCGATGCCCAGGATATGGCGGCGTTAACCCCTGAGTTTCGTCATGAGCCGGCCTTGGGTTTGGCTGCGGGCGAGGATGGTTTGGATGTGGTCAGTCGGATTTTGGCTGAGGCGGGCGTGCGTTTATCGGAGCAGGGCGTACTCGTGGTCGAGGTGGGCAATAGTGCTCCGGCCGTTGAGGCACGTTGGCCGGATGTGCCGTTTGTCTGGCTGGAATTCTCACAGGGTGGCGAGGGAGTTTTTCTGCTGACTGCTGATGTGGTGCGGGCCTTTTTTCCATGAATAGACCGGGCATGGGTCATGAAACCGGCAGTCTGGGGGGTGCCAAGGCGGGGTGCCAAGGTTTATGCTGGGCCCTCTGCAGCACAATCCCTGCTTATTTCCTCGGGTATTTGCCATGAGCGCTTCACAAAGCATCGACTTCGATCTGGATCTGATTCATCGCTACAACACGGCGGGTCCGCGTTATACGTCTTATCCCACGGCGGTGCAGTTTCATGACGGATTCACCGCTGAGCGATATCAACAGATTGCGCGCGAGACCAATGCCAGTGGTCGGCCGCTGTCACTGTATTTCCATATCCCCTTTTGTGACACGGTGTGCTACTACTGCGCCTGTAACAAGGTGGTGACCAAGGACCGCACGCGCTCGCGTGGTTATCTAGATAGCTTGTATCAAGAGATGGCCTTGCAGGGTGACCTGTTTGATCGCTCACGCCCTGTGACCCAGCTGCATTGGGGCGGTGGGACACCGACGTTTATCTCTCATGATGAAATGACCGAGCTGATGGGTAAAACTGCCGAGCATTTTGGTCTTCTGGATGATGATACGGGTGAGTACTCGATCGAGATTGATCCGCGCGAAGTGCGCGATGAGACCTTGGCTTTGTTGCGTCAACTCGGCTTTAACCGCATCAGTTTGGGCGTTCAAGATTTCGATGAGAAGGTGCAAAAAGCGGTCAACCGCGTGCAAAGCGAATCCTTGGTGAGAAACGTGCTCGATGAAGCCCGACGTTTGGGCTTTCGCTCCACCAGTGTTGATCTGATCTACGGTCTGCCGCATCAAAACTGTGAGACGTTCGGCAACACCATCGAGCGCATTATCGACATGGATCCAGCGCGTATTTCGGTATTCAACTACGCGCATTTGCCGGATCGTTTCAAACCCCAGCGCCGCATTGCGGATGC is part of the Ectothiorhodosinus mongolicus genome and encodes:
- the asd gene encoding archaetidylserine decarboxylase (Phosphatidylserine decarboxylase is synthesized as a single chain precursor. Generation of the pyruvoyl active site from a Ser is coupled to cleavage of a Gly-Ser bond between the larger (beta) and smaller (alpha chains). It is an integral membrane protein.) — translated: MSDTHANWQDWLKSLPLYLLPHHAISRLVYRASRWRTPLKDPLARWFIRQYGLNMDEALQPDPTRYASFNDLFTRELAPGARPLDPDPMAVLCPADSRISQFGRIHQGRVIQAKAHDYSVASLLGIDTQAAQAYEGGEFITLYLSPRDYHRVHMPLTAKLKETTYVPGRLFSVAPHTTRTIPGLFARNERLVSVFAHERGQFAQVLVGAINVASIETVWAGEVTPRWKRELEQRDYLDYGLKFERGAEMGRFNLGSTVILVFPPGMIQWHSDLKVGQALKMGEKLAMLSA
- the prmB gene encoding 50S ribosomal protein L3 N(5)-glutamine methyltransferase; this encodes MSASDHSALQNIRDFIRYGASRFSEAGLCFGHGTDNALDEAAWLVLCALQLPLTVSGHWWDARLTPVEKQRVMAVLDERIHTRKPAAYITGEAFFMGLPFHVDERVLVPRSPLAEPISDGFTPWLEVDSVERVLDLCTGSGCIGIACAMVFDNAQVDLADISDDALAVAQKNIQRHGLQDRVKTWQADVFQGLPATTYDLIVSNPPYVDAQDMAALTPEFRHEPALGLAAGEDGLDVVSRILAEAGVRLSEQGVLVVEVGNSAPAVEARWPDVPFVWLEFSQGGEGVFLLTADVVRAFFP
- the hemN gene encoding oxygen-independent coproporphyrinogen III oxidase; the protein is MSASQSIDFDLDLIHRYNTAGPRYTSYPTAVQFHDGFTAERYQQIARETNASGRPLSLYFHIPFCDTVCYYCACNKVVTKDRTRSRGYLDSLYQEMALQGDLFDRSRPVTQLHWGGGTPTFISHDEMTELMGKTAEHFGLLDDDTGEYSIEIDPREVRDETLALLRQLGFNRISLGVQDFDEKVQKAVNRVQSESLVRNVLDEARRLGFRSTSVDLIYGLPHQNCETFGNTIERIIDMDPARISVFNYAHLPDRFKPQRRIADADLPTPSEKLAILQQTISQLTEAGYVYIGMDHFAKPDDELAVAQRDHTLYRNFQGYSTHSDCDLIGLGSTSVGMVGNSYSQNQHKLDDYYAAMGEKRLAVFRGVELDQDDLIRRDVITRLICHFELSFGDIEKAHDIRFGDYFAQELDDLKVMESDGLINLNADQISVRPAGRLLIRNICMSFDRYLREASEQRFSRVI